A section of the Ornithinimicrobium sufpigmenti genome encodes:
- a CDS encoding M13 family metallopeptidase, with protein sequence MHSGIDPHLMNTDVRPQDDLFVHVNGAWLASAQIPADRARYGSFDQLRESAEEAVRQLIERAAEQQPALDTPTGKVGALYASFMDEDRVEQLGVGPAVEPLTTVAAITTGSDVARVAGALQREGVEGIVHLWVTADAGNPEEYIAYLHQGGIGLPDEAYYTAAEHAGVREAYRAYLSRLLELGAPALAEAGLALGDGAVDRVYALEERIAAAHRDRVTARDAVKSYTRWTADELAEQTPGWDWAAFHAGLGAGEDHLAHVVARQPEALTAVGAALAEVPVADWQAYLAVRVLDGLAPYLSAVLVEAHFDFHGRTLSGTPSNKERWKRGVGLVEALLGEAAGEMYVAAHYPPAAHDKMAQLVQNVTEAFRQRIGELEWMGEETKAKALDKLAAFRPKIGHPPVFRDYTAYQLEPTDLVGNVRRGAAFETDRQLAKIGRPIDRDEWLMTPQTVNAYYHPMLNEIVFPAAILQPPFFDVEADDAANYGGIGAVIAHEIGHGFDDQGSRYAGDGSLTDWWTQEDRARFDERSQQLIAQFSRLSPRDIPEDGVTVNGGLTVGENIGDLCGLELAHLAYTISHGGTAPQIDGWTGDQRFFLGWGSVWRTIAREEEARRLLSVDPHAPADLRANTVRNVDAFHEAFGTTEGDGLWLAPEERVRVF encoded by the coding sequence ATGCACTCCGGGATCGACCCTCACCTGATGAACACCGATGTCCGTCCGCAGGACGACCTCTTCGTGCACGTCAACGGCGCCTGGCTGGCCTCGGCCCAGATCCCGGCCGACCGGGCGCGGTACGGCTCCTTCGACCAGCTGCGCGAGAGCGCGGAGGAGGCGGTGCGCCAGCTCATCGAGCGTGCGGCCGAGCAGCAGCCGGCGCTGGACACGCCGACCGGCAAGGTCGGTGCCCTCTACGCCAGCTTCATGGACGAGGACCGCGTCGAGCAGCTCGGCGTCGGGCCTGCGGTGGAGCCGCTGACCACGGTCGCCGCGATCACCACCGGCTCCGACGTGGCCCGGGTGGCGGGTGCCCTGCAGCGCGAGGGTGTCGAGGGGATCGTCCACCTGTGGGTCACCGCCGACGCGGGCAACCCCGAGGAGTACATCGCCTACCTGCACCAGGGCGGCATCGGGCTGCCGGACGAGGCCTACTACACGGCCGCCGAGCACGCCGGCGTGCGCGAGGCCTACCGCGCCTACCTGAGCCGTCTGCTCGAGCTGGGCGCGCCGGCGCTGGCCGAGGCAGGGCTCGCCCTCGGCGACGGTGCCGTGGACCGGGTCTACGCCCTGGAGGAGCGGATAGCCGCCGCGCACCGGGACCGGGTCACCGCCCGCGACGCCGTGAAGTCCTACACCCGGTGGACCGCCGACGAGCTCGCCGAGCAGACCCCCGGCTGGGACTGGGCCGCGTTCCACGCCGGCCTCGGCGCCGGCGAGGACCACCTCGCGCACGTCGTCGCCCGGCAGCCCGAGGCGCTGACCGCGGTCGGGGCCGCGCTCGCCGAGGTGCCCGTCGCCGACTGGCAGGCCTACCTGGCCGTGCGCGTGCTCGACGGCCTGGCGCCCTACCTGTCCGCCGTCCTCGTCGAGGCGCACTTCGACTTCCACGGCCGCACGCTGTCCGGCACGCCGAGCAACAAGGAGCGCTGGAAGCGCGGTGTCGGCCTGGTCGAGGCGCTGCTCGGCGAGGCGGCGGGGGAGATGTACGTGGCCGCCCACTACCCGCCCGCGGCCCACGACAAGATGGCCCAGCTGGTGCAGAACGTCACCGAGGCGTTCCGGCAGCGGATCGGGGAGCTGGAGTGGATGGGGGAGGAGACCAAGGCCAAGGCGCTGGACAAGCTGGCCGCCTTCCGCCCCAAGATCGGTCACCCGCCCGTCTTCCGCGACTACACCGCATACCAGCTGGAGCCGACGGACCTGGTCGGCAACGTCCGCCGCGGCGCCGCCTTCGAGACCGACCGGCAGCTGGCCAAGATCGGCCGCCCGATCGACCGTGACGAGTGGCTGATGACCCCGCAGACGGTCAACGCCTACTACCACCCGATGCTCAACGAGATCGTCTTCCCGGCGGCGATCCTGCAGCCGCCGTTCTTCGACGTGGAGGCCGATGACGCGGCGAACTACGGCGGGATCGGCGCGGTCATCGCCCACGAGATCGGGCACGGCTTCGACGACCAGGGCAGCCGCTACGCCGGCGACGGGTCCCTCACCGACTGGTGGACGCAAGAGGACCGGGCCCGGTTCGACGAGCGCAGCCAGCAGCTGATCGCCCAGTTCTCCCGGCTGTCGCCCCGCGACATCCCCGAGGACGGGGTGACGGTGAACGGCGGCCTGACCGTCGGCGAGAACATCGGTGACCTGTGCGGGCTGGAGCTGGCCCACCTGGCGTACACCATCTCCCACGGCGGCACCGCCCCGCAGATCGACGGCTGGACCGGCGACCAGCGCTTCTTCCTGGGCTGGGGCTCGGTGTGGCGCACGATCGCCCGCGAGGAGGAGGCCCGCCGGCTGCTGTCCGTCGACCCCCACGCCCCCGCCGACCTGCGGGCGAACACGGTGCGCAACGTCGACGCCTTCCACGAGGCGTTCGGGACGACCGAGGGCGACGGGCTGTGGCTGGCGCCGGAGGAGCGGGTGCGGGTCTTCTAG
- a CDS encoding GPP34 family phosphoprotein, with the protein MLLGEELILLLLDDEKGTWLVRRQAVPRAVRVALLVELLARRTVALDDHGVLVPGLSGTTGGDQVLDRAAQDVQGKQVIAATDAPDRELRALLRRLRDRGVLRRGVVRRRRHLARDHQPEAAVRTRVLRALQVEQRPDRHTALLVALVHELDLLGRLFPEQDHHALTARAAAIAEQLREDQHYFPTTLQQDASAQARAAGDPGSTLEGIDSAFEVLEAVGVVLKLATLPLRVVGRILQELP; encoded by the coding sequence ATGCTCCTGGGGGAAGAACTGATCCTGCTGCTCCTCGACGACGAGAAGGGGACCTGGCTGGTCCGTCGCCAGGCGGTGCCCCGCGCGGTGCGCGTGGCGCTGCTCGTCGAGCTGCTCGCCCGGCGCACCGTGGCCCTCGACGACCACGGTGTGCTGGTCCCCGGCCTGTCCGGCACCACCGGCGGCGACCAGGTGCTGGACCGCGCCGCGCAGGACGTCCAGGGCAAGCAGGTGATCGCCGCCACCGACGCCCCCGACCGTGAGCTGCGGGCCCTGCTGCGCCGGCTGCGCGACCGCGGGGTGCTGCGTCGCGGGGTGGTCCGCCGCCGTCGGCACCTGGCCCGGGACCACCAGCCAGAGGCCGCGGTGCGCACCCGCGTCCTGCGGGCGCTGCAGGTCGAGCAGCGTCCTGACCGGCACACGGCGCTGCTGGTCGCCCTGGTCCACGAGCTCGACCTGCTCGGCCGCCTCTTTCCCGAGCAGGACCACCACGCGCTCACCGCCCGGGCCGCGGCGATCGCCGAGCAGCTGAGGGAGGACCAGCACTACTTCCCGACCACCCTGCAGCAGGACGCGTCCGCGCAGGCCCGCGCCGCGGGCGACCCGGGCTCGACGCTGGAGGGCATCGACTCGGCCTTCGAGGTGCTGGAGGCCGTGGGCGTGGTGCTCAAGCTGGCGACGCTGCCGCTGCGCGTGGTCGGCAGGATCCTGCAAGAGCTGCCCTGA